One Thiocapsa sp. genomic window carries:
- a CDS encoding AAA family ATPase, whose protein sequence is MRIDHIRLKNWLNFRKVDATLSDTTYFIGPNAAGKSNLLDVFRFLRTVADTTGGGLQKAVADRGGITRLRCLQARQDNEVRIEVRLSEGIGDDREDWFYTLGFKSEGTGRQRPVVSEERVEHNGVSVLNRPDADDRSDKERLTQSHLEQVNANAAFRQLATFFRSTTYLHLVPQLLKFADRISGKRLEEDPFGQGFLDGLARTQKNTRDARLRKIQQVLTSAVPQFQELRFTQDKTTGSSHLEARYAHWRPQGAWHREDQFSDGTLRLIALLWSLLDGDSLLLLEEPELSLNDEIVRQIPLMIERIKRQAKYRRQTLITTHSEALLSNPIDGRGILLVLPTEDGSQIRGATDTELAMLNNGLSPAEVLLPNARPQGVEQLGLFR, encoded by the coding sequence ATGCGCATCGATCACATCCGACTTAAGAACTGGCTGAATTTTCGTAAGGTGGACGCGACACTGTCGGACACCACCTACTTCATCGGCCCGAATGCCGCCGGAAAGTCCAATCTCCTGGACGTGTTTCGCTTCTTGCGCACGGTCGCGGACACCACCGGGGGCGGGCTGCAGAAGGCGGTCGCGGATCGGGGAGGAATCACGCGCCTGCGTTGTCTCCAGGCGCGCCAGGATAACGAGGTTCGCATCGAGGTCAGGTTATCGGAGGGCATCGGCGACGATCGTGAGGACTGGTTCTATACGCTGGGTTTCAAGAGCGAGGGCACCGGCCGTCAGCGCCCGGTGGTGAGCGAGGAACGTGTCGAGCACAATGGGGTCTCTGTGCTGAACCGCCCGGACGCCGACGACCGCAGCGACAAGGAACGTCTGACCCAGAGCCATCTGGAACAGGTCAATGCCAATGCCGCATTTCGTCAGCTCGCCACCTTTTTTCGATCGACCACCTATCTGCATCTCGTCCCGCAGCTCCTGAAGTTTGCCGACCGCATCAGCGGCAAACGGTTGGAGGAGGATCCTTTTGGGCAGGGGTTTCTCGACGGTTTAGCCCGCACCCAGAAGAACACCCGTGACGCACGTTTGCGCAAGATCCAGCAGGTCTTGACCTCAGCGGTGCCCCAGTTCCAAGAGCTGCGGTTCACCCAGGACAAGACGACGGGGTCTTCGCACTTAGAGGCGCGCTATGCGCACTGGCGACCTCAGGGCGCCTGGCATCGGGAAGATCAGTTTTCCGATGGCACCCTGAGACTCATCGCCCTGCTCTGGTCGCTTCTGGATGGCGACTCATTGCTATTGCTCGAGGAGCCCGAGCTGTCGCTGAACGACGAGATCGTGCGACAGATCCCTCTGATGATCGAACGCATCAAGCGTCAGGCGAAATATCGGCGGCAAACCCTGATCACGACACACAGCGAAGCGCTGTTGTCGAACCCGATCGACGGACGCGGCATCCTGTTGGTGTTGCCCACCGAGGATGGTTCCCAGATTCGGGGTGCGACCGACACCGAGCTGGCGATGTTGAACAACGGACTCTCCCCCGCCGAGGTGCTGTTGCCCAATGCGCGTCCGCAAGGCGTCGAGCAGCTTGGATTATTTCGATGA